In Streptomyces puniciscabiei, a single genomic region encodes these proteins:
- a CDS encoding non-heme iron oxygenase ferredoxin subunit, which produces MTFVRACGLSELEEDTPKRVELDGTPVSVVKTEGEVFAIYDICSHANVSLSEGEVEDCQIECWLHGSSFDLRTGKPSGLPATRPVPVYPVKIEGDDVLVSLTQES; this is translated from the coding sequence ATGACCTTCGTACGCGCCTGCGGGCTGAGCGAGCTGGAGGAGGACACCCCGAAGCGGGTGGAACTCGACGGCACGCCGGTCTCGGTCGTCAAGACCGAGGGCGAGGTGTTCGCGATCTACGACATCTGCTCCCACGCGAACGTCTCGCTCTCCGAGGGCGAGGTGGAGGACTGCCAGATCGAGTGCTGGCTGCACGGCTCCTCCTTCGACCTCCGCACCGGCAAGCCGTCCGGCCTCCCGGCCACGCGCCCCGTCCCCGTATACCCCGTAAAGATCGAAGGGGACGACGTTCTCGTCTCCCTCACCCAGGAGTCCTGA
- a CDS encoding aminoglycoside N(3)-acetyltransferase: protein MPTPPPTGPLVTRDTIATQLRLLGVETGETLLVHSSLSSLGWVNGGAVAVVQGLLDALGPSGTLVVPAQSADLSDPALWSRPPVPREWWDRIRATMPPYDPLITPTRGVGVIPETVRTWPGALRSAHPHTSFAALGPRAREITDGHAPDCRLGERSPLARLEKLGARVLLLGAGYDACTAFHLAEYRIPAPLVDVGRPAPGGGWETVREVSITSDRFAELGHDFERDRPVVRGTVGAAGARLFPVADAVAYAERWLPLHRPREEDFHHPRA from the coding sequence ATGCCGACACCCCCTCCGACCGGCCCTCTCGTCACGCGGGACACCATTGCCACACAGCTCCGCCTTCTGGGTGTCGAGACCGGCGAGACCCTGCTCGTCCACTCCTCGCTCAGCTCGCTCGGCTGGGTCAACGGCGGCGCGGTCGCGGTCGTCCAGGGACTCCTCGACGCCCTCGGGCCCTCGGGCACGCTCGTCGTCCCCGCCCAGTCGGCCGACCTGTCGGACCCCGCGCTGTGGAGCAGGCCGCCCGTGCCCCGGGAGTGGTGGGACCGGATCCGGGCCACCATGCCGCCGTACGATCCGCTGATCACCCCCACCCGGGGCGTCGGCGTCATCCCCGAGACGGTACGGACCTGGCCGGGCGCCCTGCGCAGCGCGCATCCGCACACCTCGTTCGCGGCGCTCGGTCCACGGGCGCGGGAGATCACCGACGGCCACGCCCCCGACTGCCGGCTCGGCGAGCGCAGCCCGCTGGCCCGGCTGGAGAAGCTGGGCGCCCGGGTCCTGCTGCTCGGCGCGGGCTACGACGCCTGCACCGCCTTCCACCTCGCCGAGTACCGGATCCCCGCGCCCCTGGTCGACGTCGGACGGCCCGCGCCGGGCGGCGGCTGGGAGACGGTGAGGGAGGTGTCGATCACCTCCGACCGGTTCGCCGAGCTGGGCCACGACTTCGAACGGGACCGGCCCGTCGTGCGCGGGACGGTGGGCGCGGCCGGCGCACGGCTGTTCCCGGTGGCGGACGCCGTGGCCTACGCCGAGCGGTGGCTGCCGCTCCACCGTCCCCGTGAGGAGGACTTCCACCACCCCCGCGCCTGA
- a CDS encoding ABC transporter ATP-binding protein yields MRSEPVVQVRALVKRYGTKTAVDGLDLVAEAGVTAVLGPNGAGKTTTVETCEGYRKPDSGTVRVLGLDPVRQSAELRPRIGVMLQSGGVYSGARADEMLRHVAKLHAHPLDVDALIERLGLGSCGRTSYRRLSGGQQQRLALAMAVVGRPELVFLDEPTAGLDPQARRATWDLVKDLRADGVSVILTTHYMEEAEQLADAVAIIDGGRVIAQGSPEELCKGGAENTLRFTGRPGLDVGSLLKALPADCTAAELTPGAYRVVGKVDPQLLATVTSWCAQHGVMPDRISVERHTLEDVFLELTGKELRS; encoded by the coding sequence ATGCGAAGTGAGCCTGTCGTCCAGGTCCGGGCCCTGGTGAAGCGGTACGGCACGAAGACCGCGGTGGACGGCCTCGACCTGGTGGCCGAAGCGGGCGTGACCGCCGTCCTCGGTCCCAACGGGGCGGGGAAGACGACCACGGTCGAGACCTGCGAGGGGTACCGGAAGCCGGATTCCGGCACGGTGCGCGTCCTGGGCCTCGACCCGGTGCGGCAGTCCGCCGAGCTGCGCCCCCGCATCGGCGTGATGCTCCAGTCCGGCGGCGTGTACTCCGGCGCCCGGGCGGACGAGATGCTGCGGCATGTCGCGAAGCTGCACGCGCACCCGCTGGACGTGGACGCGCTGATCGAGCGGCTGGGGCTCGGCTCCTGCGGGCGGACGAGCTACCGGCGGTTGTCCGGCGGCCAGCAGCAGCGGCTCGCGCTCGCCATGGCCGTCGTCGGGCGGCCGGAACTGGTGTTCCTGGACGAGCCGACGGCCGGCCTGGACCCGCAGGCCCGCCGGGCCACCTGGGACCTGGTGAAGGACCTGCGCGCCGACGGTGTCTCGGTGATCCTCACCACGCACTACATGGAAGAGGCGGAGCAGCTCGCCGACGCCGTGGCGATCATCGACGGCGGCCGGGTCATCGCCCAGGGCTCCCCGGAGGAGCTGTGCAAGGGGGGCGCCGAGAACACCCTGCGCTTCACCGGCCGCCCCGGTCTCGACGTGGGTTCCCTGCTGAAGGCCCTCCCGGCCGACTGCACGGCCGCCGAGCTCACCCCGGGCGCCTACCGGGTCGTCGGCAAGGTCGACCCGCAGCTGCTGGCCACGGTGACCTCCTGGTGCGCCCAGCACGGAGTGATGCCAGACCGGATCTCGGTGGAGCGGCACACGCTGGAGGACGTTTTTCTGGAGCTCACGGGCAAGGAGTTGCGGTCGTGA
- a CDS encoding heme o synthase, whose translation MSLSGVCVTAVESRPAGVLGGASQGPVHRPFGARVKAFVALTKPRIIELLLITTVPVMFLAQQGVPDLGLVLLTCVGGYLSAGGANALNMYIDRDIDALMDRTSQRPLVTGMVSPRECLAFGITLAVVSTLLFGLTVNWLSAWLSLGALLFYVVVYTMILKRRTSQNIVWGGIAGCMPVLIGWSAVTDSLSWAPVVLFMVIFFWTPPHYWPLSMKVKDDYARVGVPMLPVIASNKVVARQIVVYSWVMVAVSLLLTPLGYTGWFYTAVALAAGGWWLWEAHGLQNRAKAEVTGAKLKEMRLFHWSITYVSLLFVAIAVDPFLR comes from the coding sequence ATGTCTCTGTCAGGGGTGTGCGTGACGGCCGTCGAATCACGTCCAGCGGGCGTGCTGGGTGGTGCGAGCCAGGGCCCGGTTCACCGGCCGTTCGGGGCCCGTGTCAAGGCGTTCGTGGCTCTGACCAAGCCGCGGATCATCGAGCTGCTGCTCATCACCACCGTTCCGGTGATGTTCCTGGCACAGCAGGGCGTGCCCGACCTCGGGCTGGTCCTCCTGACCTGCGTCGGCGGCTATCTGTCGGCGGGCGGCGCCAACGCGCTGAACATGTACATCGACCGGGACATCGACGCCCTGATGGACCGCACCTCGCAGCGGCCGCTGGTGACCGGCATGGTCAGCCCGCGCGAGTGCCTCGCCTTCGGCATCACCCTCGCGGTCGTCTCGACTCTCCTCTTCGGCCTCACCGTCAACTGGCTGTCCGCCTGGCTGTCCCTCGGCGCGCTCCTCTTCTACGTCGTCGTCTACACGATGATCCTCAAGCGGCGCACGTCGCAGAACATCGTGTGGGGCGGCATCGCGGGCTGCATGCCGGTGCTCATCGGCTGGTCGGCCGTGACGGACTCGCTCTCCTGGGCGCCGGTCGTCCTGTTCATGGTGATCTTCTTCTGGACCCCGCCGCACTACTGGCCGCTGTCCATGAAGGTGAAGGACGACTACGCGCGCGTGGGCGTGCCGATGCTCCCGGTGATCGCCTCCAACAAGGTCGTCGCCCGGCAGATCGTCGTCTACAGCTGGGTGATGGTCGCCGTCTCCCTGCTCCTCACCCCGCTCGGCTACACCGGCTGGTTCTACACGGCCGTCGCGCTGGCCGCCGGCGGCTGGTGGCTGTGGGAGGCCCACGGGCTGCAGAACCGGGCCAAGGCCGAGGTCACGGGCGCGAAGCTGAAGGAGATGCGGCTGTTCCACTGGTCGATCACCTATGTGTCGCTGCTGTTCGTGGCGATCGCGGTGGACCCGTTCCTGCGCTGA
- the sufD gene encoding Fe-S cluster assembly protein SufD — translation MAEAQNIPVGSTTAGSIAVAAESTVVSRMSAPPSFDVADFPVPHGREEEWRFTPLERLRGLHDGTAVANGDGVKVDVQAPEGVTVETVGRDDARLGKAGTPVDRVAAQAYSAFEKASVVTVPKETVLAEPIRIAVHGQGGTRFGHQVIELGAFAEAVVVIDHTGDAVLAANVDYVLGDGAKLTVVSIQDWDDKAVHVAQHNALVGRDASFKSVVVTFGGDVVRLHPRVQYAGPGGEAELFGLYFTDAGQHQEHRLLVTHNTPHCKSNVVYKGALQGDDAHAVWIGDVLIEAKAEGTDTYEMNRNLVLTDGARVDSVPNLEIETGEIVGAGHASATGRFDDEQLFYLMARGIPEHEARRLVVRGFFAELVQQIGVADIEERLLAKIEEELEASVA, via the coding sequence ATGGCTGAGGCCCAGAACATCCCGGTCGGTTCCACGACCGCCGGCTCGATCGCGGTCGCCGCGGAATCGACCGTCGTCTCGCGCATGAGCGCGCCCCCGTCCTTCGACGTCGCGGACTTCCCCGTCCCGCACGGCCGTGAGGAGGAGTGGCGGTTCACCCCGCTGGAGCGCCTGCGCGGGCTGCACGACGGCACCGCCGTAGCGAACGGCGACGGCGTGAAGGTCGACGTCCAGGCCCCCGAGGGCGTCACCGTCGAGACCGTCGGCCGTGACGACGCGCGCCTCGGCAAGGCGGGCACCCCGGTGGACCGGGTCGCCGCGCAGGCGTACTCCGCCTTCGAGAAGGCCTCGGTCGTGACCGTCCCGAAGGAGACCGTCCTCGCCGAGCCGATCCGTATCGCCGTGCACGGCCAGGGCGGCACCCGCTTCGGCCACCAGGTGATCGAGCTGGGCGCCTTCGCCGAGGCCGTCGTGGTCATCGACCACACCGGTGACGCGGTGCTCGCCGCCAACGTCGACTACGTCCTGGGTGACGGCGCCAAGCTGACCGTCGTCTCCATCCAGGACTGGGACGACAAGGCCGTCCATGTCGCCCAGCACAACGCGCTGGTCGGCCGCGACGCCTCCTTCAAGTCCGTGGTCGTGACCTTCGGCGGCGACGTGGTCCGCCTGCACCCGCGCGTGCAGTACGCCGGCCCCGGCGGCGAGGCCGAGCTGTTCGGCCTGTACTTCACCGATGCCGGGCAGCACCAGGAGCACCGCCTGCTGGTCACCCACAACACCCCGCACTGCAAGTCCAACGTCGTCTACAAGGGCGCGCTCCAGGGCGACGACGCGCACGCGGTCTGGATCGGCGACGTGCTCATCGAGGCCAAGGCCGAGGGCACCGACACCTACGAGATGAACCGCAACCTGGTCCTCACGGACGGCGCACGCGTCGACTCGGTGCCGAACCTGGAGATCGAGACCGGCGAGATCGTCGGCGCCGGACACGCCTCCGCGACCGGCCGCTTCGACGACGAGCAGCTCTTCTACCTGATGGCCCGCGGCATTCCGGAGCACGAGGCCCGCCGCCTGGTGGTCCGCGGCTTCTTCGCCGAGCTGGTCCAGCAGATCGGTGTCGCCGACATCGAGGAGCGCCTGCTCGCCAAGATCGAGGAGGAGCTGGAGGCTTCGGTCGCATGA
- a CDS encoding ABC transporter permease, with translation MIAAQAALETKMLLRNGEQLLLTVVIPTLLLVLFSSVDIVDTGKGRAVDFLAPGILALAVMSTAFTGQAIATGFERRYGVLKRLASSPLPRWGLMTAKTASVLVTEVLQVILLTVIAFALGWSPHGNPAAVLLLLVLGTAAFSGLGLLMAGTLKAEATLAAANLVFLLLLVGGGVVVPLDRFGPAGQHVLGLLPISALSDGLRDVLQHGAGTPWGDLGILAVWAVVGLTAAGKFFRWE, from the coding sequence ATGATCGCGGCCCAGGCGGCCCTGGAGACGAAGATGCTGCTGCGCAACGGCGAGCAGCTGCTGCTGACCGTGGTGATCCCGACCCTGCTGCTGGTGCTGTTCAGCTCGGTGGACATCGTGGACACCGGCAAGGGCAGGGCGGTGGACTTCCTCGCCCCCGGCATCCTGGCGCTCGCCGTGATGTCGACGGCGTTCACCGGGCAGGCCATCGCGACCGGCTTCGAGCGCCGCTACGGCGTGCTCAAGCGGCTCGCCTCCTCGCCGCTGCCGCGCTGGGGCCTGATGACCGCCAAGACGGCGTCCGTGCTGGTCACGGAGGTCCTGCAGGTGATCCTGCTGACGGTGATCGCGTTCGCGCTGGGCTGGTCCCCGCACGGAAACCCCGCCGCCGTGCTGCTCCTCCTCGTCCTCGGTACGGCCGCCTTCTCCGGTCTGGGACTGCTGATGGCGGGCACGCTGAAGGCGGAGGCGACCCTGGCCGCCGCCAACCTGGTCTTCCTGCTGCTCCTCGTCGGCGGCGGGGTCGTCGTGCCGCTGGACAGGTTCGGCCCGGCCGGGCAGCACGTCCTCGGCCTGCTGCCCATTTCCGCGCTGTCGGACGGCCTGCGGGACGTGCTCCAGCACGGCGCCGGGACGCCGTGGGGCGACCTGGGGATCCTCGCCGTGTGGGCGGTCGTGGGGCTGACCGCGGCCGGGAAGTTCTTCCGCTGGGAGTGA
- a CDS encoding helix-turn-helix transcriptional regulator, with translation MKNVGEAREAPLGAPQEELATGERSTRNRVARSILDHGPSTVAELAGRLGLTQAAVRRHLDALVAENVVEAREQRVYGARTRGRPAKVFALTDCGRDAFDQSYDKLAADALRWIAEQGGGPEAVAAFARARIAAQASAYRKAIEAVTPDKRAEALARALSVDGYAATARSAPVGEQLCQHHCPVAHVAEQFPQLCEAETEVFAELLGTHVQRLATIAHGDGVCTTFIPKISKTSDNAPASTAGRNPA, from the coding sequence GTGAAAAACGTCGGCGAGGCTCGGGAGGCCCCTCTGGGGGCCCCGCAGGAGGAACTCGCGACCGGTGAGCGCTCCACGCGCAACCGCGTCGCGCGCTCCATCCTGGACCACGGCCCGTCGACCGTCGCCGAACTCGCCGGCCGGCTGGGGCTGACCCAGGCGGCCGTCCGGCGCCACCTGGACGCCCTGGTCGCCGAGAACGTGGTGGAGGCCCGCGAGCAGCGCGTGTACGGCGCGCGCACCCGCGGCCGCCCCGCCAAGGTCTTCGCGCTGACCGACTGCGGCCGGGACGCCTTCGACCAGTCGTACGACAAGCTCGCCGCGGACGCCCTCCGCTGGATCGCCGAGCAGGGGGGCGGCCCCGAGGCGGTCGCCGCCTTCGCCCGCGCCCGGATCGCCGCCCAGGCGAGCGCGTACCGCAAGGCGATCGAGGCGGTCACGCCGGACAAGCGGGCCGAAGCGCTGGCCAGGGCCTTGAGCGTGGACGGGTACGCTGCTACGGCGCGCAGCGCACCGGTCGGCGAGCAGCTGTGCCAGCACCACTGCCCGGTCGCCCATGTCGCGGAACAGTTCCCCCAGCTGTGCGAGGCGGAGACGGAGGTCTTCGCCGAGCTGCTGGGTACCCACGTCCAGCGACTGGCGACCATCGCGCACGGCGACGGCGTCTGCACGACGTTCATCCCCAAGATTTCCAAGACCAGCGACAACGCACCTGCAAGCACGGCCGGGAGGAACCCCGCATGA
- a CDS encoding COX15/CtaA family protein: MVGVPKLNPADAVAAVRNPLAFIADRWTPQPRTVQRAALAALVMSVVIVVTGGAVRLTGSGLGCPTWPECTDGSLTPTTALSYHSAIEFGNRMLTYVLCAAVGWAIIAARSEKPYRRSLTRLGWAQFWLVMGNAILGGIVVLVGLNPYTVAAHFLLATALTTVAAVMWQRTREGDEAPRPLVGKAVQQLVWFLVAASLLLIVAGTVVTGAGPHAGDSSEVKRIPVDWETVAKLHAVLAWIVVTLTFALWFVLKAVDAPKGPLARTRDLFLILLGQGVIGYVQYFTHLPGLLVGLHMFGSCLVWIGVLRILLALRERPGAALDLPGPSAEVSVGTRA, translated from the coding sequence ATGGTGGGCGTGCCCAAGCTGAACCCCGCCGACGCCGTAGCGGCCGTGCGCAACCCGCTCGCCTTCATCGCCGACCGCTGGACCCCGCAGCCCCGGACCGTCCAGCGGGCGGCCCTCGCCGCGCTCGTGATGTCGGTGGTCATCGTCGTCACCGGCGGCGCCGTCCGGCTGACCGGCTCCGGCCTCGGCTGCCCGACCTGGCCGGAGTGCACCGACGGCTCGCTGACGCCGACGACCGCGCTGAGCTACCACAGCGCGATCGAGTTCGGCAACCGGATGCTGACGTACGTGCTGTGCGCCGCGGTCGGCTGGGCGATCATCGCCGCGCGCTCCGAGAAGCCGTACCGGCGCAGCCTGACCCGGCTGGGCTGGGCGCAGTTCTGGCTGGTCATGGGCAACGCGATCCTCGGCGGCATCGTCGTGCTCGTGGGCCTCAACCCGTACACCGTCGCGGCCCACTTCCTGCTGGCCACGGCCCTGACCACGGTCGCCGCGGTGATGTGGCAGCGCACCCGCGAGGGCGACGAAGCGCCCCGGCCGCTGGTCGGCAAGGCCGTGCAGCAGCTGGTGTGGTTCCTGGTGGCCGCGTCCCTGCTGCTCATCGTCGCCGGCACGGTGGTGACCGGAGCCGGACCGCACGCGGGTGACTCCAGCGAGGTCAAGCGGATCCCCGTCGACTGGGAGACGGTGGCCAAGCTGCACGCGGTGCTCGCCTGGATCGTGGTGACGCTGACGTTCGCACTGTGGTTCGTGCTGAAGGCGGTGGACGCGCCGAAGGGGCCGCTCGCCCGCACCCGCGATCTCTTCCTGATCCTGCTCGGCCAGGGCGTGATCGGTTACGTGCAGTACTTCACGCACCTGCCCGGGCTGCTGGTGGGCCTCCACATGTTCGGCTCCTGCCTGGTGTGGATCGGCGTCCTGCGCATCCTGCTGGCGCTCCGCGAACGCCCCGGGGCCGCCCTCGACCTGCCCGGCCCCTCGGCCGAGGTTTCGGTGGGCACGCGCGCGTGA
- a CDS encoding amidohydrolase family protein, with product MIETPSLVDQYCHGVLRTELGLGTFEAQLARTEGPPAAGTTLFDTQTGFAVRRWCPPLLGLEPHCPPARYLARRRELGVLEAGRRLLRGSGITTYLVDTGLPGDLTGPTELASAGGADAHEIVRLEQLAEQVADTSGTVESFLANLAESVHAAAAHAVAFTSVAGLGHGLAFAPEPPEPGEVRGAAGRWLAGRRVGGPLTDPVLIRHLLWIAVASGRPLQLHAGLGEPGTRIDRTDPVLLTDFVRATAGLGTDLILLHGYPYHRHAAHLAGVFPHVYADSGAALVRTGARAATVLAEILELAPFGKILFSTGAHALPELHVVGARLFREALGRVLGTWVAEGAWSLEDAQRVARMVAADNARRVYGLG from the coding sequence ATGATCGAAACGCCGTCCCTCGTGGACCAGTACTGCCACGGAGTGCTCCGCACCGAGCTGGGCCTCGGCACCTTCGAGGCCCAGCTGGCCCGCACCGAGGGCCCGCCCGCTGCCGGCACCACCCTCTTCGACACCCAGACGGGGTTCGCCGTACGGCGCTGGTGCCCGCCCCTGCTCGGCCTGGAGCCGCACTGCCCGCCCGCCCGCTATCTGGCCCGGCGCCGGGAACTGGGCGTCCTGGAAGCGGGCCGCAGGCTGCTGCGCGGCAGCGGCATCACCACCTACCTCGTCGACACCGGCCTGCCCGGCGACCTCACCGGCCCCACCGAGCTGGCCTCCGCGGGCGGCGCCGACGCCCATGAGATCGTGCGGCTGGAGCAGCTCGCGGAGCAGGTCGCCGACACCTCCGGCACCGTCGAGTCCTTCCTCGCCAACCTCGCCGAGTCGGTGCACGCCGCCGCCGCGCACGCGGTCGCCTTCACCTCCGTCGCGGGACTGGGACACGGCCTGGCGTTCGCTCCTGAGCCGCCGGAACCGGGGGAGGTGCGCGGCGCGGCGGGCCGCTGGCTGGCCGGGCGGCGCGTCGGCGGGCCGCTCACCGACCCGGTGCTGATCCGGCACCTGCTGTGGATCGCCGTGGCCTCCGGCCGCCCGCTCCAGCTGCACGCCGGGCTCGGCGAGCCGGGCACCCGCATCGACCGTACCGACCCGGTGCTGCTCACCGACTTCGTGCGGGCCACGGCCGGCCTGGGTACCGACCTGATCCTGCTGCACGGCTACCCGTACCACCGCCACGCCGCCCATCTGGCCGGTGTCTTCCCGCACGTCTACGCCGACTCCGGCGCGGCGCTCGTCCGTACCGGCGCCCGTGCGGCCACCGTCCTCGCCGAGATCCTGGAGCTCGCCCCGTTCGGCAAGATCCTCTTCTCCACCGGCGCCCACGCCCTGCCCGAGCTGCACGTCGTGGGCGCCCGGCTGTTCCGCGAGGCCCTGGGCCGGGTCCTGGGCACCTGGGTCGCCGAGGGCGCCTGGTCCCTGGAGGACGCCCAGCGGGTGGCCCGGATGGTGGCGGCGGACAACGCGCGCCGGGTTTACGGACTCGGATGA
- a CDS encoding nucleotidyltransferase domain-containing protein → MPTAPLLDRFLEEVLPLRPRALWAHGSLAGGDYQEGRSDLDLIAVLPGPVRLATVRRVVALHRRLRALPLAAKLHCSYLAPAGLEDPDRSHLTWAHGRVLRRPVTPVTRRELHDFGRVLHGEPPAGLLPPVPERQLRTFVVRDQRDFWRPHVDRARLWTQDIWVDAGLLTFARATVTLRDGRLISKRQALAELPSLGAPAELVADITRRRYDDDPAPATADWLGRRAGLTRAYLAPAIDTLVSTYG, encoded by the coding sequence ATGCCGACCGCACCGCTGCTCGACCGGTTCCTGGAGGAAGTGCTGCCCCTGCGACCGCGCGCGTTGTGGGCGCACGGCTCACTCGCCGGCGGTGACTATCAGGAGGGCCGGAGCGACCTCGACCTGATCGCCGTGCTGCCGGGCCCGGTGCGCCTGGCGACCGTACGACGGGTGGTGGCCCTGCACCGCAGGCTGCGCGCCCTGCCGCTCGCCGCGAAACTCCACTGCAGCTATCTCGCCCCGGCCGGCCTGGAGGACCCGGACCGCTCGCACCTCACCTGGGCACACGGACGCGTGCTGCGCCGCCCGGTCACCCCCGTCACCCGGCGCGAGCTGCACGACTTCGGGCGGGTGCTGCACGGCGAGCCGCCGGCCGGGCTGCTGCCGCCGGTGCCGGAGCGGCAGCTGCGCACCTTCGTCGTACGGGACCAGCGGGACTTCTGGCGGCCCCACGTCGACAGGGCCCGGCTCTGGACGCAGGACATCTGGGTCGACGCGGGCCTGCTGACCTTCGCCCGGGCCACCGTGACCCTGCGGGACGGGCGGCTGATCTCGAAGCGACAGGCGCTGGCCGAGCTGCCCTCGCTCGGCGCGCCCGCCGAACTCGTCGCGGACATCACCCGCCGGCGCTACGACGACGATCCCGCCCCGGCCACCGCCGACTGGCTCGGCCGCCGCGCCGGGCTGACCCGCGCCTACCTCGCCCCGGCGATCGACACCCTGGTCAGCACCTACGGGTGA
- the sufB gene encoding Fe-S cluster assembly protein SufB: protein MTLPTETAHPELEGLGKYEYGWADSDVAGASARRGLSEEVVRDISGKKSEPEWMTKLRLKGLKLFEKKPMPNWGSDLSGIDFDNIKYFVRSTEKQAESWEDLPEDIKNTYDKLGIPEAEKQRLVAGVAAQYESEVVYHQIREDLEEQGVIFLDTDTALKEHPELFKEYFGTVIPAGDNKFAALNTAVWSGGSFIYVPKGVHVEIPLQAYFRINTENMGQFERTLIIVDEGAYVHYVEGCTAPIYKSDSLHSAVVEIIVKKNARCRYTTIQNWSNNVYNLVTKRAVAYEGATMEWIDGNIGSKVTMKYPAVYLMGEHAKGETLSIAFAGEGQHQDAGAKMVHMAPNTSSNIVSKSVARGGGRTSYRGLIEIGEGAAGSKSNVLCDALLVDTISRSDTYPYVDVREDDVSMGHEATVSKVSEDQLFYLMSRGLSEDEAMAMIVRGFVEPIAKELPMEYALELNRLIELQMEGAVG from the coding sequence ATGACTCTCCCCACGGAGACTGCCCACCCTGAGCTCGAGGGCCTGGGCAAGTACGAATACGGCTGGGCCGACTCCGACGTGGCCGGTGCCTCCGCCAGGCGCGGCCTCAGCGAGGAGGTCGTCCGCGACATCTCCGGCAAGAAGTCGGAGCCGGAGTGGATGACCAAGCTGCGCCTGAAGGGCCTGAAGCTCTTCGAGAAGAAGCCGATGCCGAACTGGGGCTCCGACCTCTCGGGCATCGACTTCGACAACATCAAGTACTTCGTGCGCTCCACGGAGAAGCAGGCGGAGTCCTGGGAGGACCTGCCCGAGGACATCAAGAACACCTACGACAAGCTGGGCATCCCGGAGGCCGAGAAGCAGCGCCTGGTCGCCGGTGTCGCCGCGCAGTACGAGTCGGAGGTCGTCTACCACCAGATCCGCGAGGACCTGGAGGAGCAGGGCGTCATCTTCCTCGACACCGACACCGCCCTGAAGGAGCACCCGGAGCTCTTCAAGGAGTACTTCGGGACCGTCATCCCCGCCGGTGACAACAAGTTCGCCGCGCTGAACACCGCCGTGTGGTCGGGTGGCTCCTTCATCTACGTCCCGAAGGGCGTCCACGTCGAGATCCCGCTCCAGGCCTACTTCCGCATCAACACGGAGAACATGGGCCAGTTCGAGCGCACCCTGATCATCGTCGACGAGGGTGCCTACGTGCACTACGTCGAGGGTTGTACGGCGCCGATCTACAAGTCGGACTCGCTGCACTCCGCGGTCGTCGAGATCATCGTCAAGAAGAACGCCCGCTGCCGCTACACGACCATCCAGAACTGGTCGAACAACGTCTACAACCTGGTCACCAAGCGCGCCGTGGCCTACGAGGGCGCGACCATGGAGTGGATCGACGGCAACATCGGCTCCAAGGTGACGATGAAGTACCCGGCCGTCTACCTGATGGGCGAGCACGCCAAGGGCGAGACCCTGTCCATCGCCTTCGCGGGCGAGGGGCAGCACCAGGACGCGGGCGCCAAGATGGTCCACATGGCGCCGAACACCTCGTCCAACATCGTCTCCAAGTCGGTCGCGCGCGGTGGCGGTCGTACGTCCTACCGCGGTCTGATCGAGATCGGCGAGGGCGCCGCCGGGTCGAAGTCCAACGTGCTGTGCGACGCGCTGCTGGTCGACACGATCTCCCGCTCGGACACGTACCCGTACGTCGACGTCCGCGAGGACGACGTGTCCATGGGCCACGAGGCCACCGTCTCCAAGGTCTCCGAGGACCAGCTCTTCTACCTGATGAGCCGCGGCCTGTCCGAGGACGAGGCCATGGCGATGATCGTGCGCGGCTTCGTCGAGCCGATCGCCAAGGAACTGCCCATGGAGTACGCGCTGGAGCTCAACCGGCTGATCGAGCTGCAGATGGAGGGCGCGGTCGGTTAA